One Epinephelus lanceolatus isolate andai-2023 chromosome 17, ASM4190304v1, whole genome shotgun sequence genomic window carries:
- the LOC117263141 gene encoding uncharacterized protein LOC117263141 — protein sequence MAFEVVHLLLMSSKYLVNTVMVNALVMKSPLCRTMVIHTLNTLLKSKTRRPLTRTRLPSAVLLAVGGWMNDAPTNRIHLHWVTVNNSREVPRMLHGCVFLNGFVYCVGGYDGFKYLRSVRKLDLVTQTWQNFSSMRLVRCYVSVVALDGCIYAMGGCNKSGRLKTAERYQPDTSQWTLIAPMHEYRSNASATTLHGKVYICGGFNWAEPLSTAECYDPHANQWTLITPWEMGMTRLWPSPTKTKSMYEPVCVSTTFEQNHCNFGSVVNRGRWKCIVVVGGLRENSHTSRVIAYDPQSNQWSMVNHMINPCSSCGIAVLEDQLYVAGGLNDYGTISKVERYDEKTNAWSVVQDMEMPCSDLSCCVVE from the exons ATGGCATttgaggtg GTGCACCTGCTGTTAATGTCCAGTAAGTACTTGGTTAATACTGTGATGGTGAATGCTCTGGTGATGAAGAGTCCATTATGCAGGACCATGGTGATCCACACCCTAAACACCCTGCTTAAGTCCAAAACAAGGAGACCTCTGACCCGCACACGCCTGCCCTCTGCTGTGCTGTTGGCTGTTGGTGGTTGGATGAATGATGCTCCAACCAACAGGAttcatttaca CTGGGTGACAGtgaacaacagcagagaggttCCTCGAATGCTCCACGGATGCGTCTTCCTCAATGGATTTGTCTACTGTGTCGGAGGCTATGATGGGTTTAAATATTTAAGAAGTGTACGAAAGCTTGACCTCGTCACCCAAACCTGgcaaaacttttcat caaTGCGCTTAGTCCGCTGCTATGTCAGCGTGGTTGCACTGGATGGCTGCATATATGCCATGGGAGGCTGTAACAAAAGTGGAAGACTCAAAACTGCAGAGCGATACCAGCCTGACACCAGCCAGTGGACTCTGATTGCACCAATGCATGAATACAGGAGCAATGCCAGCGCCACGACACTGCACGGCAAG GTGTACATTTGCGGTGGCTTCAACTGGGCCGAACCTCTGTCAACTGCTGAGTGCTATGACCCTCACGCCAACCAGTGGACACTGATCACCCCATGGGAAATGGGTATGACGCGACTCTGGCCGTCGCCTACAAAGACCAAATCTATGTA TGAACCAGTCTGCGTTTCCACCACTTTTGAGCAGAACCATTGTAATTTCGGAAGTGTCGTCAACAGAGGTCGTTGGAAATGCATAGTGGTG GTTGGTGGCCTAAGAGAAAATTCACATACGAGCAGAGTCATCGCATATGACCCACAGTCAAACCAGTGGAGTATGGTGAATCACATGATTAACccttgcagcagctgtggcaTCGCTGTGTTGGAGGACCAGCTGTATGTGGCTGGAGGGCTGAATGATTATGGCACCATCTCTAAGGTGGAGCGCTATGATGAAAAGACTAACGCGTGGTCCGTCGTCCAGGACATGGAGATGCCCTGCAGCGACCTCAGCTGCTGTGTGGTGGAGTGA
- the plekha3 gene encoding pleckstrin homology domain-containing family A member 3, with protein MEGILYKWTNYMTGWQPRWFVLENGVISYYDSEDDVGKGSKGSIKMSVCDIKVHPTDPTRLELIIPGEQHFYVRAVNAAERQRWLVALGSSKAGTLDSHKHKGPDCLKTKMSELRLYCDLLVQQVQTIQSQHTADTEETPTSEASLLSATCATFIRTLEECMTLANQSLTPDLRPPERMKRSISHPGTYSFDRSGVLKEYLSGGQRSTQRRNRTCSDSSVYDTERVLPSVNGDSSSIPEERGGSMSPKTTPTDTDTDLSI; from the exons ATGGAGGGGATTCTGTACAAATGGACAAATTACATGACAG GCTGGCAGCCACGCTGGTTTGTCCTAGAGAATGGAGTCATCTCTTATTATGACAGCGAGGACGATGTTGGTAAAGGAAGCAAAGGATCTATCAAGATGTCCGTGTGTGACATTAAAG ttCATCCGACAGATCCAACGCGTCTGGAGCTGATAATTCCTGGTGAGCAGCATTTTTACGTTCGAGCTGTGAAcgctgcagagagacagaggtggCTGGTGGCTTTAGGCTCGTCCAAAGCTGGAACACTAGACAGTCACAAACACAAAG GTCCAGATTGTCTGAAGACAAAGATGTCTGAACTTCGTCTGTACTGCGATCTCCTCGTCCAGCAGGTCCAAACGAtccaatcacagcacactgcTGACACAGAGGAAACGCCCACCTCTGAG GCCTCTCTCCTCAGTGCAACCTGTGCAACTTTCATCAGGACTTTGGAAGAGTGTATGACCCTCGCCAACCAGAGTTTGACCCCTGACCTCCGACCTCCTGAAAGG ATGAAGAGGTCAATCAGTCACCCAGGTACTTACAGCTTTGACAG GTCAGGGGTACTTAAGGAGTACTTGAGTGGAGGTCAACGGTCAACTCAGCGCAGAAACCGGACATGCTCAGACAGCTCTGTTTATGATACTGAAC GTGTGCTGCCCAGTGTCAACGGCGACTCGTCCTCCATTCctgaagagagaggaggcagcATGAGCCCAAAGACCACACCCACTGACACAGACACTGACCTATCCATCTGA